A window of Chryseobacterium sp. IHB B 17019 genomic DNA:
GGTGTATGTAGAAAGATGCTTGTAAGTTTCATCCAATAGTTTAAACATAGGTTCCACAAAAGGCAAAATCTCTTCTTTTGATTTGAAAGGAAGAACCTTTAGTTTGTATTTCTGAGCAATTAATCCACTGAATTTCTCCACTTTTTCAGGTAAAACTTTTGGAAAATTCATTTCAAATTCTACCCATTCTTTTTCCTTGACCATACCGAGATCTTCAAGATGTTTTGGGTAATATTCATAATTGTAAATCCCAATCATAGTTGCCAGTTTATCAAAGCCCATGGTCAGCATTCCGGCTTTGTCGAGATTGGTAAAGCCCATTGGTCCCTCGATTTTATTAATGTCGTTCTCTTTGGCATAATCAATTGCTTTCTGAATTAAAGCTGAGGAGACCTCCTTGTCATCAATAAAATCAATCCACCCGAAACGAACTTTTTTAATGCCCAGTTCTTTTTCTTCTTTGTGATTGATGATCACAGCAATTCTTCCCACCACTTTATTGTCTTTTAAGGCAAGAAACTGCTTGGATTTTGAATACTGTAAAGCCGGATTTTCCTTTGCATCCCAAATTTTAAATTCGTCTTTAATAAAGGAAGGAACAAAATATGGATTATTCTTATAAAGATTCATCGGAAATTTTACGAATTCTTTCAACTGACCGGCAGTTTTTACTTCAATAACTGAGACTTTTGACATAGTGTTTTGGGGAGAATTAATGAGCAAATATAAATAATTTAAATGTAATACTTTGGCATAGTTTTTACATCGTTATTGTATAAATATAGATAGAAATGATGGGTTATTACATAATTATCGGAATTTCAATGTTGGTCAGCTGGTGGGTTTCATCAAGATTGAAGTCGAAATTTGAGTATTATTCCAAAGTGCACCTTAAAAACGGGCTTTCAGGAAAAGAAGTGGCAGAGAAAATGTTGAGAGATAACGGGATCAATGATGTCCAGGTGATTTCCGTTCCGGGACGATTAACAGATCACTATAATCCGGAAAATAAAACAGTAAATCTTTCAGAAGGAGTATATATGCAGAGAAATGCAGCAGCAGCGGCTGTTGCAGCTCACGAATGTGGTCATGCTGTACAGCATGCGGTGGGTTATTCAATGCTACAGTTGCGTTCAAAATTAGTGCCTGTTGTTAATATAAGTTCTAATTTAATGCAGTTCGTTCTTATTGCAGGTATTGCCATTATGGCAGCAACGAGATCAATAGAAGATCCTAACGGAAATACAACGGTATTAGCAATCGGGGTATTGATGTTTGCATTTACAACTCTTTTTGCCTTTGTCACACTTCCGGTGGAGTATGATGCGAGTAATAGAGCGATGAAATGGCTAAAAGACACAGGAACAGTGACTTCCGAAGAATATATCGGAGTTCAGGACAGCTTAAAATGGGCCGCCAGAACGTATGTGGTGGCAGCTATTGGTTCACTGGCACAACTTCTCTACTGGGGATCTTTATTACTTGGTAGTAGGAGGGATTAATATTAATTCAAAAAGAAACATATGCATCTTGGAAGTTTTCTGAGATGCTTTTTTATTTTAATGATAATAACTCTGTCAAATTTGATATTTTTGATGAAACATTACTAAAGTTTCGATGCACGAAAGAGAAATATCAGGAAAAAAACAAGTTGATTATTTAATAAAGATAATTGCTTTTTTCTGGTTGATAACTAAAGTTTGGAGTTACAAAACCTGGATTACGGAAAGGATATATCCGGTAATTCCGCCTTTGGATATTTTAAAAAATGTTCCCGATTTTTTGCATGTATTTTTATTTGGATGCTCTCTTTTGGCTTTGTTAATGATATTATTCAAAGAAAGCCGATTGCTTCTTGTATTTCTGTTTTTTTCTGAATTGTTGAGCTGCTTATTGGATACCGCAAGATGGCAGCCCTGGGAATATACATATATGTGCTTTATTTTAATTGTGATAGTTAATTTTCACAAGCCGAAAAATATAGTATTTCTAAGTCACTTATTTTTAGTTTCAATATATCTTTTTAGTGGCTTACATAAATTAAACAGAGACTTTCTTGTTGCAACATGGCTGAATATGGTTTTAACCAATTTTCTTGGTCTTCCAATGGTTTCTATTTTAAAGTATAAGCTCTTTTTTGTTGGTTTAATAATTCCTTTTGTTGAAATTCTTCTGGCAATATTGCTTTTCTCCTCAAAATCAAAAAGAAAAATCAGTTACCTTTTAATGTTGATTCACCTTGGTATTCTTGTTCTCATCGGGCCGTTTGGATTAGGCTACAATTCTGTGGTCTGGTTCTGGAATTTGGCTATGATTTTTATTTTAATGATTATTTATGTTCAACCGATTGAAGTGGTTAACAGAAATATGCTTGTTTCCCAACTCTATTGGTTTTTGCTTTGGTTTGTAATGCCGGTTTTCAGTCTTTTCGGAAGTTGGTATCAATATTTTTCCTTCAATTTATATTCTGGGAAAGGAGATCAGATGTATATCTGTATTTCCGGACATCAAAAAGAACTGAGTCCTTATTTTGAGACCAAAGGCAATTTTCACTGCAAAGGAACCGACTGTATCAATTTACAAAACTGGGCAATGAAAGAGATAAAATCTTCACCAATTCCTGAAATCGAAATTTATAAAAAGATCGGTGCTTATCTGAAGCACAAGTATCCCAATAATCAATTAAAAATAATCCTTTACAATGCCCATACTCAAAAAAGTGTGGAATTGTGATCTTTTAATTAAAACTAAATTCTACAAATTGCAGGTTCGTGAGGGATTCCACAATTTCGTCCTTATGTTTTATTTTTATTTTGGCTAAAATTGAAGCTTTTTCCTGCGAATCGAAGTTGATGATTTTCGCATCGTATTTTGAAAGTAAAGTGAAGATAATATTTTGTTGATTAAAATTAAACAGGATTTCAATCTCTGTTTCTAGTTCTTTGGTGATAATATTGGCTTCCTCCAACGTGATTTTTGCGGATTCCTTGTAAGCTTTTACCAAACCCGAAACTCCTAATTTTGTACCGCCATAATACCGGACTGAAATAACCAGGACATTGGTAATCTCATGCGCCAATAACTGATTGTAAATTGGTAAACCGGCACTTCCGGAAGGTTCTCCGTCATCGTTGGCGCGGTAGTTTTCTCCGTTTAATCCCATCCTAAAAGCATAGCAATGATGGGTCGCTTTTGGATGTTCGGACCTTACTTTTTCTAACGCTTTTTTTAGTTCTTCTTCATTATTCACCGGAAAGGCAAATCCTATAAACTTGCTTCCTTTTTCTTTTAATAAAGTGTTTTCAACGGGTTTTTCTATGGTTTTGTACTCGAACTGCATTATCCCTCTTTCTTATAAAATTGAATTAAATTATCTCTAAAATTTTCAATAGTATTTGGTGTAAAATCAAATTCCGGAGCTTTTGTACCATTTTCCAGTTTCAGGTTTTCATTTTTTATAACAATCGCTTCATCCCAAAGATTAGCATTGATAAATTCCTGCAAAGTAAAACGCCCGCCTTCAATAATCACCGACTGAATCTGTTCTTTATATAAAGCATTCATCAGATCAGGCAAGAAATTTTCCTTTTCTATTTTAATAAACTGAATATGACCAAAATCTTCTTCTTTAACGGAATTAAAAACCAAAGTTTTAGCTTCCTGATTATAAATTCTGAAATCCTGAGGAACTTTCAAGTCAAAATCAATTAAAATTCTTACTGGATTTGTGCCTTCAACATTTCTTACCGTTAGGCCCGGATTGTCATTCAGTGCAGTTTGTGTTCCGACTAAAATTGCGTGTTCATCGGCTCTCAACTGATGTACAAATTGATTTACAAGAGAATTTGAAATGGAAGTTGGCTTAAAATCTTTATCTAAAAAACCATCACCAGATTCCGCCCATTTCAAAATAATATATGGTCTTTTCTTTTCGTGATAGGTGAAAAATCTTTTATTTAATTCAATACATTCTTTTTCCAAAATTCCCGAAACAGCCTCAATTCCCGCATCCTGAATGATTTTTTTTCCCTTTCCGTTCACTTTGTCATGAGAATCCATCGCACCAATAACCACTTTTTTGAATCCTAGTTCTTTGATTTTTAAAGCGCACGGCGGTGTTTTTCCGTAATGAGCGCACGGCTCCAACGATACATAAATCGTAGATTCCGGAATAAGGCTTTTGTCTTTAACGGAATTGATCGCGTTTATTTCAGCATGATTTTCCCCGGCTTTGTGATGATAGCCTTCACCAATGATTTTTCCCTGATGAACGATCACACTTCCCACCAAAGGATTCGGGTAAGTTTTACCGATGGCTTTCTGAGCCAGCTCGATGCATCTTTTTATGTAAAATTCGTCTTGCATAGGTATGAAAAAAGCGAAGACAAATTACTTTGCTCCGCCTTTTTAGATTTTAAATTATCTTATTCTCCAGCGATGATGCTGTGAAGATTTTGTTTTAAAGTTTCCAGATGAGCCTTCTTTTCATCAATCATAATAAAGGTATCCCTTAACATCGGATTTTCTCTCGACGGTTTGTTGAAGAACGCCAGGTTGTTTTCCAGTTTTACGATTTCAGCTTCAAGGTCAGAAATCTGGCTCTTGATTTTTCTTGCCTTATCTGTTAATTGATTTTCAGAAAGACCTTCCTCTTTTAATTCTAACTCGTTGATTTTGTTTAATTTCAATTTTTCTCTCAACGTTTTGTTGAATTCCGTATTGATTGCAATTTTATCTCTCGGAACTTTTCCTATATTATTCCATGCCGTTTTGATAGCTTCGATTCTTTCGATGCTGCCTTCTTCATCGGTAACGGTTTTCAGGTCATCAAGAAGAGCTCTTTTCTGCTTGAAGTTTTCTTTCCAGTTATCTGTAGAAGTATTGCTTTTTTCTCTGTAATTATTGAAGAAAGCGTTGCAGGCGTCACGGAACTCGTCCCAGATTTTATTCGTCATGCTTTTTGGAACATGCCCGATTTTTTTCCAGTCTTCCTGAAGCTTTTTGAACAACGGAACGGAAATATCCCACTCCTCATTGCTTTGGTTATCTTTTGCGGTTTGGATTAATTTTAATTTTTCTTCCAAATTCGTTTGTTGAGAACCTTTTAAAGATTTGTAATACGTATTTTTAGTAGTATTAAAACCTCTCAGGGTTGTCTTGAATTCATTCCAGTTCTGGTTGGAAAGTTTTCTTGGAACACTTCCTGTTTTCAGGAATTCAGAACGGAGGTCTTCCACTCTTCTGATGGCGTTTTGCCAATAATTATGGTTTGGCGTTTCAGAAGGTTCAGAAAGTTTTTTTATTTCAGCAATAATCTGATTTTTCTTTTCCAGATTGGCGTTTTGCTCAGTTTCAATGGCAGCAGAAAGTTCAGATTTTCTTTCATGAATTTTATTGGAAATTTCTTTGAATTCTTCCCATGTTTTTTCACGAAACTCTTCTGCTACAGGTTCTGCTTCTTCTTTCCAAAGCTTATGCAGATATTGTAATTCGTTTAATGCTTTTTGAATAACGGGTTCATTTTCAAGCTCTTTTGCTCTTTCAATGATATGCTGTCTTTTTTCAAGATTATGGCTGTATTCTTGTTCAAGAAATTCTTTATTTAAATCCAACATCTGATAAAACTGATTTAGATGGTGAAAATAATTATTGTTAAGAATCCTGAATTCAGATTTAGGAACCTGCCCCGCATGTGACCATTCTTCTTTGATCTCACGGATGGATTTGAAAAGATTGGTTCCGGGCTCAGAATTTGTATAAAGATTTTTAAGCCTTTCTATAATGCTTTTTCGGTGTTCAAGGTTTTTCTTTTGCTCTTCTTCCTGACCTTTTTGGAAGGTATCATATTTTTCCCTGAAAATATTCACCAGTGCCGAAAGTTTTGCTTGTGACGGATGCTCGTAGCTGAAGTTCTCAGGGGCATTCCCGGCTTCTGCATATTCGTGCTTTTTGTCTTCTACCTCATCATGAATGTAATGACTTGCTTTTTCTTTAAGCTGATTAAATTTTTTAGAATTTTCACCTGCATCCGGTGCATTGATGATTTTTTCCATTTCCTTCAGGGCATCAGCCAGGGAAATTTCTTCATCTTCATGCTCTTCTTCGTGCTCAGCTTCATTTTCATGAGGTGTTTCATCGTGAGGTACAGTGTTTTCCGATGCTTCTTCATGAGATACTTCGTGAGAATTTTTCTTTTCTTCGTTTTCAGAAAGGTTGTTTTCTGTAGTCATAGCAAATCTTTTATGAGTGGCGTTTAATATCGTTTAAATATAGCAAAAATGCCAATTAAAGTACTAATTTATGTTATTTTTTTTGAAAATTCCAAATTTCCCAGGCTTTTTCTGCTTGTTGTTCCAGCATGTAATATCCATTCACTGTTTTTGCTCCTTTTTCGGCTGCGTTGATGATAAAACGGGTATAATTTGGATTGTAAATTAAGTCAATAATAAGGTGATCTTGTGAAACTCCGTCAAAAGGAAAGTTCAGGCAATCGTCCACATTCGGGAAAGTGCCTACGGGAGTACATTGGACGATGATTTTATGTTTTTCAACCGTTTCTTTATTTAAATTTTCGAAATTAATTTCAGTGTTTCTTGAAACCACAACTGAAGGAATTCCATATTTATCCAAGACGTATTTTACAGCTTTTGCAGCACCGCCGTTTCCTAAGATTAGAGCAGAATTTTGATGGTTTTTTTTATGAAGAAGAAGTGTCTTTTCAAATCCATAAGCATCGGTGTTATAACCTTTTTTTCTTCCGTCCTCAATTAAAACACAGTTCACAGCTCCGATTTTTTCAGCTTCATCACTTAATTCATCAAGGTAATCAATGATTTTTTCCTTGTAGGGAATTGTCACATTAAAGCCTAAAAGATCAGCTGTGGAAAACAGGTTTTCAACTTCATTAATTTCACTGAGATCAAAAATATTGTAGGAATAGCCCTTCAACATTAGCTTGTGAAATTTGTCTTCAAAGAATTTTTTTGAAAAGGAATAAGAAATATTTCTTCCTATTAAGCCTAATTTTTTGTTGGAATCCATATAATCAAAAATAAAAAAAAGACCGGACAAACCGGTCTTCAATTTAAAATATTTTTTACTTATTATTCTACGATGAATTTTGTAGAGAAGGCATCCGTTTTCAGAATATAATTTCCTTTTACCAAGCCTTTAAGATTGATTTTATTTGAATTTTTGAAAGGATTTTCAAGAGTTTCAATTAATTTTCCCGATAGATCGTAAATCTGAGCT
This region includes:
- a CDS encoding N-acetyltransferase, with the translated sequence MSKVSVIEVKTAGQLKEFVKFPMNLYKNNPYFVPSFIKDEFKIWDAKENPALQYSKSKQFLALKDNKVVGRIAVIINHKEEKELGIKKVRFGWIDFIDDKEVSSALIQKAIDYAKENDINKIEGPMGFTNLDKAGMLTMGFDKLATMIGIYNYEYYPKHLEDLGMVKEKEWVEFEMNFPKVLPEKVEKFSGLIAQKYKLKVLPFKSKEEILPFVEPMFKLLDETYKHLSTYTPISDEQIKTYKEKYFPFINKNYVICVVDENNELVSFAITMPSYSKALQKSKGKLFPFGWWHFLQASKKNDRANFYLIGIHPEYQRRGVTAIIFKEIFVRFTSMGIDFAETNPELEENKSVQVLWQDYNPVNHKRRRTYSLNIDN
- a CDS encoding zinc metallopeptidase — its product is MMGYYIIIGISMLVSWWVSSRLKSKFEYYSKVHLKNGLSGKEVAEKMLRDNGINDVQVISVPGRLTDHYNPENKTVNLSEGVYMQRNAAAAAVAAHECGHAVQHAVGYSMLQLRSKLVPVVNISSNLMQFVLIAGIAIMAATRSIEDPNGNTTVLAIGVLMFAFTTLFAFVTLPVEYDASNRAMKWLKDTGTVTSEEYIGVQDSLKWAARTYVVAAIGSLAQLLYWGSLLLGSRRD
- a CDS encoding IMPACT family protein, with protein sequence MQFEYKTIEKPVENTLLKEKGSKFIGFAFPVNNEEELKKALEKVRSEHPKATHHCYAFRMGLNGENYRANDDGEPSGSAGLPIYNQLLAHEITNVLVISVRYYGGTKLGVSGLVKAYKESAKITLEEANIITKELETEIEILFNFNQQNIIFTLLSKYDAKIINFDSQEKASILAKIKIKHKDEIVESLTNLQFVEFSFN
- the ribD gene encoding bifunctional diaminohydroxyphosphoribosylaminopyrimidine deaminase/5-amino-6-(5-phosphoribosylamino)uracil reductase RibD, which encodes MQDEFYIKRCIELAQKAIGKTYPNPLVGSVIVHQGKIIGEGYHHKAGENHAEINAINSVKDKSLIPESTIYVSLEPCAHYGKTPPCALKIKELGFKKVVIGAMDSHDKVNGKGKKIIQDAGIEAVSGILEKECIELNKRFFTYHEKKRPYIILKWAESGDGFLDKDFKPTSISNSLVNQFVHQLRADEHAILVGTQTALNDNPGLTVRNVEGTNPVRILIDFDLKVPQDFRIYNQEAKTLVFNSVKEEDFGHIQFIKIEKENFLPDLMNALYKEQIQSVIIEGGRFTLQEFINANLWDEAIVIKNENLKLENGTKAPEFDFTPNTIENFRDNLIQFYKKEG
- a CDS encoding DUF349 domain-containing protein, whose product is MTTENNLSENEEKKNSHEVSHEEASENTVPHDETPHENEAEHEEEHEDEEISLADALKEMEKIINAPDAGENSKKFNQLKEKASHYIHDEVEDKKHEYAEAGNAPENFSYEHPSQAKLSALVNIFREKYDTFQKGQEEEQKKNLEHRKSIIERLKNLYTNSEPGTNLFKSIREIKEEWSHAGQVPKSEFRILNNNYFHHLNQFYQMLDLNKEFLEQEYSHNLEKRQHIIERAKELENEPVIQKALNELQYLHKLWKEEAEPVAEEFREKTWEEFKEISNKIHERKSELSAAIETEQNANLEKKNQIIAEIKKLSEPSETPNHNYWQNAIRRVEDLRSEFLKTGSVPRKLSNQNWNEFKTTLRGFNTTKNTYYKSLKGSQQTNLEEKLKLIQTAKDNQSNEEWDISVPLFKKLQEDWKKIGHVPKSMTNKIWDEFRDACNAFFNNYREKSNTSTDNWKENFKQKRALLDDLKTVTDEEGSIERIEAIKTAWNNIGKVPRDKIAINTEFNKTLREKLKLNKINELELKEEGLSENQLTDKARKIKSQISDLEAEIVKLENNLAFFNKPSRENPMLRDTFIMIDEKKAHLETLKQNLHSIIAGE
- a CDS encoding shikimate dehydrogenase family protein, which translates into the protein MDSNKKLGLIGRNISYSFSKKFFEDKFHKLMLKGYSYNIFDLSEINEVENLFSTADLLGFNVTIPYKEKIIDYLDELSDEAEKIGAVNCVLIEDGRKKGYNTDAYGFEKTLLLHKKNHQNSALILGNGGAAKAVKYVLDKYGIPSVVVSRNTEINFENLNKETVEKHKIIVQCTPVGTFPNVDDCLNFPFDGVSQDHLIIDLIYNPNYTRFIINAAEKGAKTVNGYYMLEQQAEKAWEIWNFQKK